One genomic region from Mesorhizobium terrae encodes:
- a CDS encoding VOC family protein: MGTVLDACAARSCAIKVDRKLALYTPWSSLATVLQCASFMLSQGHGRFISRPLSDCRVKGRPLSNGKAKEAVLPTGEAAANANRIKEKVMQKISPCLWFRNEAEEAVDFYVSIFPNAKKGEVLRSGESGPGPAGSVVLVNFELFGQSFQALNGNSDETFNNSVSLSVDCKDQAEVDHYWEKLIDGRGKGLACSWLKDRYGVAWQIVPELLPRLLIDPDKAKAARVMAAMMKMVKIDVATIEEAARG, translated from the coding sequence ATGGGTACTGTCCTTGACGCCTGTGCGGCACGTTCCTGTGCGATAAAGGTAGATAGGAAGCTGGCGTTATATACGCCATGGTCCAGTCTGGCCACGGTTTTGCAATGCGCCAGTTTTATGCTCTCTCAAGGGCACGGCCGATTTATTTCACGGCCGTTGTCGGATTGCCGCGTCAAGGGCCGTCCTTTGAGCAACGGCAAGGCAAAGGAAGCCGTTCTGCCGACGGGAGAGGCCGCGGCCAACGCCAATCGCATCAAGGAGAAGGTCATGCAGAAAATCAGCCCATGCCTGTGGTTCCGCAACGAGGCCGAAGAGGCCGTCGACTTCTACGTCTCGATCTTTCCGAACGCGAAGAAGGGAGAAGTGCTGCGGAGTGGCGAAAGCGGCCCCGGACCGGCTGGCAGCGTCGTGCTGGTGAACTTCGAGCTGTTTGGCCAGTCGTTTCAGGCCCTGAACGGCAACTCGGATGAGACCTTCAACAATTCAGTATCGCTCTCCGTTGACTGCAAGGACCAGGCTGAGGTCGACCACTACTGGGAAAAGCTGATTGATGGTCGCGGCAAGGGGCTCGCCTGCAGCTGGCTCAAGGACCGCTATGGCGTCGCCTGGCAAATCGTGCCGGAACTGCTGCCGAGACTGCTCATTGATCCCGACAAGGCCAAGGCCGCGCGCGTCATGGCTGCAATGATGAAGATGGTCAAGATCGATGTTGCCACGATCGAGGAAGCTGCGCGGGGTTAA
- the ilvD gene encoding dihydroxy-acid dehydratase, producing the protein MPPYRSRTTTHGRNMAGARGLWRATGMKDSDFGKPIIAVVNSFTQFVPGHVHLKDLGQLVAREIEAAGGVAKEFNTIAVDDGIAMGHDGMLYSLPSREIIADSVEYMVNAHCADAMVCISNCDKITPGMLMAAMRLNIPAVFVSGGPMEAGKVVWKDKVTAIDLIDAMVAAADDKVSDEEVKVIERSACPTCGSCSGMFTANSMNCLTEALGLSLPGNGSTLATHADRKRLFVEAGHLVVDLAQRYYEQEDESVLPRNIASKQAFENAMALDIAMGGSTNTVLHILAAAQEGGIDFTMDDIDRLSRKVPVLSKVAPAKADVHMEDVHRAGGIMAILGQLDKAGLIHNELPTVHSATMGEALDRWDVSRSTAENVRKFYMAAPGGVPTQVAFSQDRRWDDLDLDREKGVIRSAEHPFSKDGGLAVLKGNIALDGCVVKTAGVDESILTFTGPAKVYESQDAAVKAILSNEVVAGDVVVIRYEGPKGGPGMQEMLYPTSYLKSKGLGKACALLTDGRFSGGTSGLSIGHASPEAATGGAIGLVRDGDRIAIDIPGRTVNLLVSDEELAARRKEQDAKGWQPVETRKRNVTTALRAYAAFATSADKGAVRKVPE; encoded by the coding sequence ATGCCTCCCTATCGCTCCCGAACCACCACTCATGGCCGCAACATGGCTGGCGCCCGCGGCCTATGGCGCGCCACCGGCATGAAGGACTCGGATTTCGGCAAGCCGATTATCGCGGTGGTCAATTCCTTCACGCAATTCGTACCGGGCCACGTCCATCTTAAGGATCTCGGCCAGCTTGTCGCGCGCGAGATCGAAGCCGCCGGCGGCGTCGCCAAGGAGTTCAACACCATCGCCGTCGACGATGGCATCGCCATGGGCCATGACGGCATGCTTTATTCGCTGCCGAGCCGCGAGATCATCGCCGACAGCGTCGAATACATGGTCAACGCGCACTGTGCCGACGCCATGGTTTGCATTTCCAACTGCGACAAGATCACCCCCGGCATGCTGATGGCTGCGATGCGGCTCAACATTCCGGCCGTCTTCGTTTCCGGCGGCCCGATGGAAGCTGGCAAGGTCGTCTGGAAGGACAAGGTGACCGCGATCGACCTGATCGACGCGATGGTCGCCGCTGCCGACGACAAGGTTTCCGACGAAGAGGTAAAGGTCATCGAGCGTTCGGCCTGCCCGACCTGCGGCTCGTGCTCGGGCATGTTCACCGCCAATTCGATGAACTGCCTGACCGAGGCGCTCGGGCTGTCACTGCCCGGCAACGGCTCGACACTTGCCACCCATGCCGACCGCAAGCGGCTGTTCGTCGAAGCCGGCCATCTCGTCGTCGACCTCGCCCAGCGCTATTACGAACAGGAAGATGAAAGCGTGTTGCCGCGCAACATCGCCTCCAAGCAGGCCTTCGAGAACGCAATGGCACTGGATATCGCCATGGGCGGTTCGACCAACACAGTGCTGCACATCCTCGCCGCCGCTCAGGAAGGCGGTATCGACTTCACCATGGACGATATCGACCGCCTGTCGCGCAAGGTGCCGGTGCTGAGCAAGGTCGCGCCCGCCAAGGCCGACGTGCACATGGAAGACGTGCATCGCGCCGGTGGCATCATGGCGATCCTCGGCCAGCTCGATAAAGCCGGGCTGATCCACAACGAGTTGCCGACCGTGCACAGCGCGACGATGGGCGAAGCACTGGACCGCTGGGACGTCTCGCGCTCCACGGCGGAGAATGTCCGCAAATTCTATATGGCCGCGCCGGGCGGCGTGCCGACACAAGTTGCCTTCAGTCAGGACCGTCGCTGGGACGATCTCGACCTCGATCGTGAAAAGGGCGTCATCCGCTCGGCCGAGCATCCGTTCTCGAAAGATGGCGGCCTGGCCGTGCTCAAGGGCAACATCGCGCTCGATGGTTGCGTGGTGAAGACCGCCGGCGTGGACGAGTCGATCCTGACCTTCACCGGCCCGGCCAAGGTCTATGAGAGCCAGGATGCGGCGGTGAAGGCCATTCTCAGCAACGAGGTCGTCGCCGGCGATGTCGTCGTCATCCGCTACGAGGGTCCGAAGGGCGGCCCGGGCATGCAGGAAATGCTCTACCCGACCAGCTATCTGAAGTCGAAAGGACTGGGCAAGGCCTGCGCGCTGTTGACCGACGGCCGCTTCTCCGGCGGCACTTCCGGCCTGTCGATCGGCCATGCCTCGCCCGAGGCCGCGACCGGCGGTGCGATCGGCCTGGTACGCGACGGCGATCGGATCGCCATCGACATTCCCGGCCGCACCGTCAATCTCCTGGTCAGCGACGAGGAACTTGCGGCCCGCCGCAAGGAGCAGGACGCCAAGGGCTGGCAGCCGGTGGAAACGCGCAAGCGCAACGTGACTACGGCGCTTCGCGCCTATGCCGCCTTCGCGACCAGCGCCGACAAGGGTGCGGTGCGCAAGGTTCCGGAATAA
- a CDS encoding amidohydrolase family protein — protein MAFDLIVRGGTLTDGRVADIGVRGETIAAIEPKLEAEAPTVIDAAGDLVSPPFIDPHFHMDATLSLGIPRINASGTLLEGIALWGELKPLLTHEAVRERALAYCDWAVAKGLLAIRTHVDTCDDRLLAVEALLDVKKTVAPYIDLQLVAFPQDGFYRSPNARTNTIRALDLGVDIVGGIPHFERTMADGTRSVTELCEIAAERGLMVDMHCDETDDPLSRHIEQLACETQRLGLQGRVTGSHLTSMHSMDNYYVSKLLPLIAEAGVSAIPNPLINIMLQGRHDSYPKRRGLTRVPEMLKAGIRVGWGQDCVLDPWYSLGMADMLDVAFMGLHVAQMSSPADMARCFDMVTHVNAAIMGLDHLGLAVGKRASLVVLDAADPIEAIRLRADRLCVIARGKIVAQRERSRTKLALSGRPDTADPWHEKPTRTH, from the coding sequence ATGGCGTTCGACCTCATTGTTCGGGGTGGCACCCTGACCGACGGCAGGGTGGCCGATATCGGCGTTCGCGGCGAAACCATCGCTGCGATCGAACCCAAGCTTGAGGCCGAGGCACCAACGGTCATCGACGCGGCTGGCGATCTCGTCTCGCCACCCTTCATCGATCCGCATTTCCATATGGACGCGACGCTGAGCCTCGGCATTCCGCGCATCAATGCCTCGGGCACGCTGCTGGAAGGCATTGCGCTGTGGGGTGAACTGAAGCCGCTTCTCACTCACGAAGCGGTCAGGGAGCGGGCACTCGCCTATTGCGATTGGGCGGTGGCCAAGGGCCTGCTTGCCATCCGCACCCATGTCGACACCTGCGACGACCGGCTTCTGGCGGTCGAGGCGCTGCTCGACGTGAAGAAGACCGTCGCGCCCTATATCGATCTGCAACTTGTCGCCTTCCCGCAGGACGGTTTTTACCGTTCGCCCAATGCGCGCACGAACACGATCCGCGCGCTCGACCTCGGCGTCGATATCGTCGGCGGCATTCCGCATTTCGAGCGCACCATGGCCGACGGCACGCGCTCGGTGACGGAACTGTGCGAGATCGCCGCCGAACGCGGATTGATGGTCGACATGCATTGCGACGAGACGGACGACCCGCTGTCGCGCCACATCGAGCAACTGGCCTGTGAGACGCAGCGGCTCGGCCTACAGGGGCGCGTGACGGGCTCGCATCTCACCTCCATGCATTCGATGGACAACTACTACGTGTCCAAACTGCTGCCGCTGATCGCGGAAGCCGGCGTTTCGGCCATCCCCAATCCGCTCATCAACATCATGCTGCAAGGTCGCCACGACAGCTATCCGAAGCGGCGTGGCCTGACCCGCGTGCCGGAGATGCTGAAGGCTGGCATTCGCGTCGGCTGGGGCCAGGATTGCGTGCTCGACCCCTGGTATTCGCTGGGCATGGCGGACATGCTGGACGTCGCCTTCATGGGGCTTCATGTGGCGCAGATGTCGAGCCCCGCCGACATGGCGCGCTGCTTCGACATGGTGACCCATGTAAACGCCGCCATCATGGGCCTCGACCATCTCGGATTGGCGGTCGGCAAGCGAGCGAGCCTCGTCGTGCTCGACGCCGCCGACCCGATCGAGGCGATAAGGCTGAGAGCGGACCGGCTCTGCGTGATAGCGCGTGGCAAGATCGTCGCGCAAAGAGAGCGCAGCCGAACGAAGCTGGCCTTGTCCGGAAGGCCCGATACCGCCGATCCCTGGCACGAAAAGCCGACGCGGACGCACTGA